ATATCCTCTCTTTGCAAACCAATTAAAAACCCAACCTTGTATTGGTGGCTTACAAAAGCTCCACAAAATACTTGCATCGTTTATAAGGTCAGGATACATGCCGGTATCATCTTGATGATCGTCAAATATCATGAGTTGATCCCACGCAAGATCAGGACGTCCTTTAGCCAATGCCATTGCATTAAAGCAATTATCCCAGCTCCAAATGCTGGCCATCCAGTTCTTAGACATGTATACTGCAGGTCTCTTAATATGTCCTGATGGCTCTACAACACAAGACCAATTGATATATCCTGCCAGCTCACCACTTTGTAAGTATTTTTCTTTTACAGTAACCGTATTCTCTATCCAGTTTCTATATTCGTACTCTACCTTTTGCCTGTATTCATCAAAAGTCTTAATGTAATCCCTCTTTTTATATGAAACTAAAAATTCATCTATTAAAAATTCTAACCCATCACTTTTATTAGATGGAATGAAATCTACTATTATATGTTCAGATGCATCGACTTTCCACGGTGCATCAACTTCAAGACTACCAACAAGGGGTATAAGCATGAGCTTTATACCCTGAGATACACAGTTGACCATCCAATTTCTATCATCATAGAGAATTGCATTATCATAGTTACCAGGTTGCATAGAAAGACGTACCCCAACCCCTTGACCCCGCACATATATTAAATTAGTCTCTGCAATACAAATTTCCACAAAGCCATTTGTAGATTTGAGTTTGAGAATTGTTGGGGTGCACTCTACTTCATAAGGTATTACGTCCCCATCATAAGTAAGTTCTATATGAAATATATTACTTGTACTTGCACTTCCTCTAACAGTTCGTATATAGAGATCTTCTCCATACCTGGGATAGCCTATAGAGAAATATGAACCATAACGTGAAAAAGGTACATGCTTTAAGTTTAGTTTCATAGTCTAATTCTCCTTTAGTGCCTATTCGGCCACTAAAGCTTCACTGCTGGCGGCCGAATAGGCATTATAAATTAAGTTTTTACTTATTTATAACGATCCTTTACTTCATCGTATTTATTTGTCATCCAATCCTCTAACTTGGAAAGACCCATGGCTTCAAGCTTTTTTACAAGATCATTATATGCTGCTGTAAATTTTTCTTCTGTCTCTGCACTTATCAATTTAACTGTTTGGGTCTTTTCAAAATCTACAATCTTGGAATATATAGTGGTCTCATCAATATCTTCCTTAGGTACTACAAAGTTATATACAGGCTTAAACTCTTTGACACTCTCTTTAACCGTCCTAAGCCAATCAGATGTCTCATCACCTGTATAGTTCCATATGCCTTCAGTCTTTTCAGATACACCAAATGCCCATGCCATATTCCCTACAGTCCTCACCATATTGTCATAATCTTGATATAGTTCTTTCATTTCAGATGTCATCTCAGGATATCCTTCAGGTGTTAGAGTATAATGTTCACCTTCTATACCCCAACAGGATAGCTTCTGCCCTTCATCGCTTCTTAAAAATTGTACAAATTTAATTGCCCTATCTGGTTGCTTACAATTCTTTGTAATATATACACCTGCCCAACCTATATTGTCATTTACAGTTCCTCCTTCTTCGTTTAGCATCTTATTCACTATAGCCATCTTATAGGGAAGACCTGCCTCTTTAAATACTCTGTTCGCCTTACCAGACTCATCTACAGCACGTGCTGCAGCAAATACATTGCCACTTGTAATAGCCTGTTGGTAGTCCTCATATTTATAGATTAGAGATTCAGGTTTTATACATCCTTTACGATATAAACGATTTAAATATTTATATGTCTCAATATACTTAGGATCCCTCACCATATATTTTATCTTGCCATCTTCTTCATATACTCCATTACTACCTGATTGCAGGCCAAACGCCATCTTAAAATATGATTCGCCGTATCCATCAGGTCCAAGTGCCAAAGCATTCATATCAGGATGCTTTTCAGTTACCTTTACAAGCACTTCTTCAAGATCATCTAGTGTATTTAATTCAGGGTTCCCTAGCTCCTCCATTATATCTTTCCGAATATGAAGGGTACTTGCTCCAGGAGTTGCGACAAAACGCGGATTCTCTTCAGCATACTCCTCAGGAGTAGAATAGTTGTTCTTTATACAATAGAAGTTACCATCTGGCATTGTATTATTTGCAACTATTATGGGATCTACTTCAAAATCTGGAGCATATTTTTCTATCAGCTCATTATAGGAATAACAGTTTTTTACTAGCTCAGGTTCTAATTTTTTAGTACCATTGTATACCATATCAGGTAGATCTCCAGAGCCAATCAATACAGCTAGTTGCTGTTGTTGGTCCGCTGCTTTTGTCACATCTAAGGTCACACCAGTCTTCTTTGTGATCTCATCATCCACAGGCCGTCCACCAAATGAATCAACCCAATACCAATCCATGTTGATAAATATAGATAATTTAACTGGTTTTGTATCATCGCCATTTTCACTACCCTTATTTTGTGAATTGGTGTCAGACCCTTGATTGGCAGTCTGCGAATTTTGGTCTTTACCGCATGATGTAAAAATCATAGAAAATACAAGTGCAAGCGACAAAACAACTAGTAGCATCCTTTTTTTCATATATATTCCTCCTTATTTGTAAGTTTTCGTCAAAATGACGAAGGTATAATATATCCTGTCAACTATATAATAGTTGAATCCAGGTATATTGCATATTATTCTTTAACAGACCCTAGCATAATTCCCTTTACAAAATATTTTTGAAGGAAAGGATAAGTCACGAGTATGGGGACTGTAGATATAATAATTACAGCAGCTTGCAAAGACTTGGTGGTGATATTAGTAGCACTTCTGAAATTCTGTTGCATATCCCCGACATTTGCTGCTTGACTCCTATTGATTATCTCCATCATCAAATATGACATGGTCCTAAGCTTTGAGTCTGAAACATAGTAGGCAGAGTCCATCCAAGCATTCCAATGCCCAACTGCAGCAAACAGTGTAGCCGTAGCCAATACCGGTTTTGAAATGGGTAGAATTATCTTTAAGAAAATCTGTAGATCATTTGCCCCATCAATATGGGCCGATTCACTCAATGAAGGAGATATCTCATTAAAAAATGAGATCATTATCAAGACCATAAACTGACTTAAAAGGGAAGGTATTATATATACCCATACTGTATTTAATAGTCCAAGGGACCGCAATAATACATAGTATGGTATTAGACCTCCAGAAAAGTACATTGAAAATATCAGTATACGATAATAGCCATTTCTAAATAAGAGTTTTTTATAAGAAAGTCCATAAGCTACCATACTTGTAAAAAATACAGATAATGCAGTTCCTACAACAGTTCTAAATACTGAAATTCCAAATGCATTCACCCATTTATCGTCAGATATTATCTTCCTATAGTTATCTAACGTAAATGCCCTAGGCCAAAAGTATATACCTCCTCTGGCTGCATCTAGACCCGAGTTAAACGATATTACCAATATATAATAGAATGGATATATGGTAATAAAGGCTATTAAAATCAGTAAAACATAATTTACTACATCAAAAACAATGTCTTTCTTTTGTCTTTTCACCATTCAAAATGCTCCTTTCTCGGTGTTTCTACAATATCAATAAATTCCTGTTCCAGATATCTTCTTAACTATGCCATTACTGCCAAATATCATTGTCACCGAAACAATTGACTGTAGCAGACCTACTGCTGCTGCATAGGAATATCTAAGTTGAACAAGTCCGGCCTTCAGCACATGGGTCTGTAGAATCTCTGAAGCACTCCTATTTAAGTTATTACCTAGCAATAAAGATTGTTCAAAGTTTGAACCCGACATTCCACCACCTAAAAGGTTACCAAGTGACAATATTAACACCACATTTATAGTGCTTTTTATACCTGGAAGAGTAATATAACGTATTTTTTGTAACCTAGATGCTCCATCTATATCTGCTGCTTCAAATATGCTTTGGTCAATTCCAACTATAGCAGCTATAAATATGATTGACCACCAGCCAAATTCTTTCCAAGCATCAGATATAATTGCCAATGTCCAAAATTTTTTAGGATC
This window of the Xylanivirga thermophila genome carries:
- a CDS encoding amylo-alpha-1,6-glucosidase — protein: MKLNLKHVPFSRYGSYFSIGYPRYGEDLYIRTVRGSASTSNIFHIELTYDGDVIPYEVECTPTILKLKSTNGFVEICIAETNLIYVRGQGVGVRLSMQPGNYDNAILYDDRNWMVNCVSQGIKLMLIPLVGSLEVDAPWKVDASEHIIVDFIPSNKSDGLEFLIDEFLVSYKKRDYIKTFDEYRQKVEYEYRNWIENTVTVKEKYLQSGELAGYINWSCVVEPSGHIKRPAVYMSKNWMASIWSWDNCFNAMALAKGRPDLAWDQLMIFDDHQDDTGMYPDLINDASILWSFCKPPIQGWVFNWFAKRGYFTDKRYIEAIYPGIVKWTKWWFKYSDADNDGIPHYNHGNDSGWDNSTVFSKGAPVESPDLSAFLILQMEVLADMAKKLGKMDEAVYWNDKSKKTLQNMLDHFWNGDRFVARISGSHKCIDTQSLQLYIPIVLGSRLPNEIITTLVKGLKEEGRFLTSHGFATESIESPYYTSNGYWRGPIWPPTSLILIDSLYELGEREFANKMANRYCEMAQRSGMSENYDALTGEGLCDRAHTWGASVFLILADEYCR
- a CDS encoding extracellular solute-binding protein, yielding MKKRMLLVVLSLALVFSMIFTSCGKDQNSQTANQGSDTNSQNKGSENGDDTKPVKLSIFINMDWYWVDSFGGRPVDDEITKKTGVTLDVTKAADQQQQLAVLIGSGDLPDMVYNGTKKLEPELVKNCYSYNELIEKYAPDFEVDPIIVANNTMPDGNFYCIKNNYSTPEEYAEENPRFVATPGASTLHIRKDIMEELGNPELNTLDDLEEVLVKVTEKHPDMNALALGPDGYGESYFKMAFGLQSGSNGVYEEDGKIKYMVRDPKYIETYKYLNRLYRKGCIKPESLIYKYEDYQQAITSGNVFAAARAVDESGKANRVFKEAGLPYKMAIVNKMLNEEGGTVNDNIGWAGVYITKNCKQPDRAIKFVQFLRSDEGQKLSCWGIEGEHYTLTPEGYPEMTSEMKELYQDYDNMVRTVGNMAWAFGVSEKTEGIWNYTGDETSDWLRTVKESVKEFKPVYNFVVPKEDIDETTIYSKIVDFEKTQTVKLISAETEEKFTAAYNDLVKKLEAMGLSKLEDWMTNKYDEVKDRYK
- a CDS encoding carbohydrate ABC transporter permease, which gives rise to MVKRQKKDIVFDVVNYVLLILIAFITIYPFYYILVISFNSGLDAARGGIYFWPRAFTLDNYRKIISDDKWVNAFGISVFRTVVGTALSVFFTSMVAYGLSYKKLLFRNGYYRILIFSMYFSGGLIPYYVLLRSLGLLNTVWVYIIPSLLSQFMVLIMISFFNEISPSLSESAHIDGANDLQIFLKIILPISKPVLATATLFAAVGHWNAWMDSAYYVSDSKLRTMSYLMMEIINRSQAANVGDMQQNFRSATNITTKSLQAAVIIISTVPILVTYPFLQKYFVKGIMLGSVKE